One genomic segment of Kiritimatiella glycovorans includes these proteins:
- a CDS encoding PD-(D/E)XK nuclease family protein, giving the protein MSRPHRETEAAGRVCGRHSGCRNPGTCRVSRRLCDHPSPLPSALEFCAERLEAGCGSGPLDLRDRLLIVPTRHAGRRLREELARRAAARGSAVIPGPLTTPGGLCRPPESAQTAPRSVTAAVWADLLRETRGNGVQALFPRGGNDREADPASDLALAERIQRLREELDEEDSSIAHLAEMLAERPGEGPRWRDLLRLEELYRERLAGLGFTDPCDSRRAFRADPALPEGVERICVLCVPDPLPAAISVLERFAQKVPVEIWVHAPEDLAPGFDAWGRPDPDFWTTRTLPFDGTSVHATADTGDQVTELREALLRRKPDTEPPLIGVPDREVGRMLSAELESAGVEAYDPAGRPLRHHALYRLLDHLVSLLRDGSCGSVARFLRHPRTLGWLESRIEGFDDEAFLRQLDDCRDRHLVTDREALRERAGAMEDGSLLRRAVEETESLIGRLEGGDFPDALAGWLEEVYRTRAWSRSRAEDRLLAEAARAVLEALDEVRAAPGARWREAAGAGTLLLHRLRDEAVYEERDPRALDLLGWLELPWEPSARLWLSGMHEGAVPASVIGDPFLPDGLREEAGFRDNAFRYARDVYLLESLLRSREGAHVSFFLSRSDASGEPLKPSRLLFHCTDEALPDRTRQLFSAPPPMHAGAPFSVPWHLQPPDPAGHPLECLYVTDFRAYLESPLCFYFRRVLDMEPLDESRMQMDARAFGSIAHGALEQMGRDRSVCDSTDESELAAFLESAAGRLMRDRYGRRWPAPLAVQWESLRRRLRQAARVQARERRAGWRIAEVERDAELELGGFSVRGRIDRIDRHETTGALRVLDYKTTDRVTPPARVHLARWRGDAPACAHVEVMDRGSPRSYRWLDLQLPLYLLMTDAQEAPVQCGYFVLPKATSETEVLLWEDLDAGLAASARTCAEAIAGRIRRGEYTPLKPPAHGEDWDPLFVRRDPSEVCAAPGGGEASS; this is encoded by the coding sequence ATGAGCCGACCACACCGAGAGACCGAAGCCGCAGGCCGTGTCTGCGGCCGTCACAGCGGCTGCCGCAACCCCGGGACCTGCCGGGTGTCCAGGAGGCTCTGCGATCACCCCTCCCCCCTCCCCTCCGCGCTGGAGTTCTGTGCGGAGCGGCTGGAGGCGGGGTGCGGTTCCGGTCCGCTCGACCTGCGCGACCGGCTGCTGATCGTGCCGACGCGGCACGCGGGCCGGCGCCTGCGGGAGGAACTGGCGCGGCGCGCGGCGGCGCGCGGCAGCGCGGTCATCCCCGGGCCGCTGACGACGCCCGGCGGTCTCTGCCGCCCCCCGGAGAGCGCGCAGACCGCCCCGCGCAGCGTGACGGCGGCGGTGTGGGCCGATCTCCTGCGCGAGACGCGCGGCAACGGGGTGCAGGCGCTTTTCCCCCGCGGCGGAAACGACCGCGAGGCCGATCCGGCCTCGGATCTCGCGCTGGCCGAGCGCATCCAACGCCTGCGCGAAGAGCTGGACGAGGAGGACAGCTCGATCGCGCACCTCGCGGAGATGCTCGCGGAGCGGCCGGGCGAGGGTCCGCGCTGGCGCGACCTGCTCAGGCTGGAAGAACTCTACCGAGAAAGACTCGCCGGTCTCGGCTTCACGGACCCCTGCGATTCCCGTCGCGCCTTCCGCGCCGACCCGGCGCTGCCCGAAGGGGTCGAACGCATCTGTGTACTCTGCGTGCCGGACCCGCTCCCCGCCGCGATCTCCGTCCTCGAGCGCTTTGCGCAAAAGGTGCCCGTCGAGATCTGGGTCCACGCGCCCGAGGACCTCGCCCCCGGCTTCGATGCGTGGGGGCGGCCGGACCCGGACTTCTGGACGACGCGCACGCTGCCTTTCGACGGGACTTCGGTGCATGCCACCGCCGATACGGGCGACCAGGTGACCGAGCTGCGCGAGGCCCTGCTGCGGCGGAAGCCGGATACGGAGCCGCCGCTGATCGGCGTTCCCGACCGCGAGGTGGGCCGGATGCTGTCCGCCGAACTCGAATCGGCAGGGGTCGAGGCGTACGATCCGGCCGGCCGGCCGCTGCGTCATCACGCCCTCTACCGCCTGCTCGACCATCTCGTGAGTCTGCTGCGGGACGGTTCCTGCGGGAGCGTGGCGCGGTTCCTGCGTCATCCCCGCACGCTGGGGTGGCTGGAGTCGCGGATCGAGGGCTTCGATGACGAGGCTTTTCTCCGCCAGCTCGATGACTGCCGCGACCGGCATCTCGTGACCGACCGGGAGGCGCTCCGGGAGCGCGCCGGCGCGATGGAGGACGGCTCGCTGCTGCGCCGCGCCGTGGAGGAGACCGAGTCGCTGATCGGACGGCTCGAGGGCGGCGACTTCCCCGACGCGCTCGCGGGCTGGCTGGAAGAGGTGTACCGTACGCGTGCCTGGTCGCGGTCGCGCGCGGAGGATCGTCTGCTCGCCGAGGCCGCGCGTGCCGTGCTGGAGGCCCTCGACGAAGTGCGGGCCGCGCCCGGCGCACGCTGGCGCGAGGCGGCCGGCGCCGGGACGCTGCTGCTCCACCGGCTCCGTGACGAGGCGGTCTACGAAGAGCGCGACCCCCGGGCCCTCGACCTGCTCGGCTGGCTCGAACTGCCCTGGGAACCCTCTGCGCGCCTCTGGCTGTCCGGTATGCACGAGGGCGCCGTCCCGGCGAGCGTGATCGGCGACCCCTTCCTGCCCGACGGGTTGCGCGAGGAGGCGGGGTTCCGGGACAACGCGTTTCGCTACGCCCGCGACGTGTACCTGCTGGAGTCCCTGCTGCGGTCGCGGGAAGGGGCACACGTCTCCTTCTTCCTCAGCCGCAGCGACGCCTCGGGCGAGCCGCTGAAGCCCTCGCGCCTCCTGTTTCACTGTACCGACGAAGCACTCCCGGACCGCACGAGGCAGCTCTTTTCCGCGCCGCCGCCGATGCACGCCGGCGCCCCGTTCTCCGTGCCCTGGCACCTTCAGCCGCCCGATCCGGCCGGGCATCCTCTGGAGTGCCTGTACGTGACCGACTTCCGCGCCTATCTTGAGTCGCCGCTCTGCTTCTACTTTCGCCGCGTGCTGGACATGGAGCCGCTTGACGAGTCGCGTATGCAGATGGACGCCCGCGCCTTCGGTTCCATCGCGCACGGCGCGCTCGAGCAGATGGGACGCGACCGCTCCGTGTGCGATTCCACGGACGAATCCGAACTGGCCGCGTTTCTGGAGTCCGCCGCCGGGCGGCTGATGCGGGACCGGTACGGACGACGCTGGCCCGCGCCGCTCGCCGTCCAGTGGGAATCGCTGCGCCGCCGCCTGCGGCAGGCCGCCCGCGTCCAGGCGCGCGAACGCCGGGCGGGCTGGAGGATCGCGGAGGTCGAGCGGGACGCGGAGCTGGAACTGGGCGGGTTTTCCGTGCGGGGACGCATCGACCGGATCGACCGCCACGAAACCACGGGCGCGCTGAGGGTCCTGGACTACAAGACCACCGACCGCGTGACGCCGCCGGCCAGGGTGCACCTGGCCCGGTGGCGCGGCGACGCACCCGCCTGCGCGCACGTGGAGGTCATGGACCGCGGCTCACCCCGGTCGTACCGCTGGCTCGACCTCCAGCTTCCGCTCTACCTTCTGATGACGGATGCGCAGGAGGCCCCGGTGCAGTGCGGATACTTCGTGCTTCCGAAGGCCACCTCGGAGACGGAGGTCCTGCTCTGGGAGGATCTGGACGCCGGCCTGGCCGCCTCGGCCCGAACCTGCGCGGAGGCGATCGCCGGCCGCATCCGGCGGGGCGAGTACACGCCTTTGAAACCTCCCGCCCACGGGGAGGACTGGGATCCGCTCTTCGTGCGCCGCGATCCCTCCGAGGTCTGCGCGGCGCCGGGCGGCGGGGAGGCCTCGTCATGA